From Eleftheria terrae, the proteins below share one genomic window:
- a CDS encoding 2-hydroxyacid dehydrogenase, whose protein sequence is MSLLLAASFDNAERARWLAELQGHLPGEQWCVWHPGLAAGEREEVEVAIVANPPPGSLAGLPRLRLVQSLWAGVDRLLRDPGLPAGVPLARMVDPAMNEAMAETALWAVLSLQRGFYDYARQQRQAQWLQHGQRRADQVAVLVLGLGEMGRTVALRLLANGYRVTAWSRRPARLDGVLTCSGPEGLQAALPEADIVINLLPLTPHTEGLFDARTFTRMREGSSLVNLARGGHVVEADLLVALEEGRLRHAVLDVFREEPLPAGNLLWSHPRVTVLPHVAAQTDPTTAAAVVAANVRALRAGQPLHHLVDRLAGY, encoded by the coding sequence ATGAGCCTCCTGCTGGCTGCTTCCTTCGACAATGCTGAACGGGCCCGCTGGCTGGCCGAGCTGCAGGGCCACCTGCCCGGCGAGCAGTGGTGCGTCTGGCATCCCGGCCTGGCGGCCGGGGAGCGCGAGGAGGTGGAGGTCGCCATCGTCGCCAACCCGCCGCCTGGCAGCCTGGCTGGCCTGCCACGCCTGCGCCTGGTGCAGTCCTTGTGGGCCGGCGTGGACCGGTTGCTGCGCGATCCCGGCCTGCCGGCCGGCGTGCCACTGGCCCGCATGGTGGACCCGGCCATGAACGAGGCGATGGCCGAGACTGCGCTGTGGGCGGTGCTCTCGCTGCAGCGGGGCTTCTACGACTACGCGCGCCAGCAGCGGCAGGCGCAATGGCTGCAGCACGGCCAGCGCCGCGCCGACCAGGTGGCGGTGCTGGTGCTGGGCCTGGGCGAGATGGGCCGCACGGTGGCGCTGCGGCTGCTGGCCAATGGCTATCGCGTGACGGCCTGGAGCCGGCGGCCGGCCCGGCTGGACGGCGTGCTCACCTGCAGCGGCCCGGAAGGCCTGCAGGCGGCCCTGCCGGAGGCCGACATCGTCATCAACCTGTTGCCGCTGACGCCGCACACCGAGGGGCTCTTCGATGCCCGCACCTTCACCCGCATGCGCGAGGGCAGCAGCCTGGTGAACCTGGCGCGCGGCGGCCATGTGGTGGAGGCCGACCTGCTGGTGGCGCTGGAAGAAGGCCGGCTGCGGCATGCCGTGCTGGATGTGTTCCGCGAGGAGCCGCTGCCGGCTGGCAACTTGCTGTGGTCGCACCCGCGCGTCACGGTGCTGCCGCATGTGGCGGCCCAGACCGACCCGACCACCGCGGCTGCGGTGGTGGCGGCCAATGTGCGCGCCCTGCGCGCGGGGCAGCCGCTGCACCACCTGGTGGACCGGCTGGCCGGCTACTGA
- a CDS encoding CinA family protein, which yields MKVGDPLLTQLGLVLAARNLKLVTAESCTGGLIAGACTSVAGSSDWFERGMVTYSNEAKTELLGVPAELITRHGAVSREVAMAMALGALQHSRGHISVAVTGIAGPGGGSEAKPVGTVWFGFARGQDFVHTECVRFKGDRAQVRSAAVGHALTRLVAIVSGD from the coding sequence ATGAAGGTCGGCGACCCCCTGCTGACCCAGCTGGGGCTGGTGCTGGCCGCGCGCAACCTGAAGCTGGTGACGGCCGAATCCTGCACCGGCGGCCTGATCGCCGGCGCTTGCACCTCGGTGGCCGGCTCCAGCGACTGGTTCGAGCGCGGCATGGTGACGTATTCGAACGAGGCCAAGACCGAGCTGCTGGGCGTGCCGGCCGAGCTGATCACCCGCCACGGCGCGGTCAGCCGCGAGGTGGCGATGGCCATGGCGCTGGGCGCCCTGCAGCACTCGCGCGGGCACATCAGCGTGGCGGTGACCGGCATCGCCGGGCCGGGCGGCGGCAGCGAAGCCAAGCCGGTCGGCACCGTGTGGTTCGGCTTTGCGCGCGGGCAGGACTTCGTGCACACCGAATGCGTGCGCTTCAAGGGCGACCGGGCCCAGGTGCGGTCCGCCGCGGTGGGTCATGCGCTGACCCGGTTGGTGGCGATCGTCAGCGGCGACTGA
- a CDS encoding phosphatidylglycerophosphatase A family protein, giving the protein MSAFPSASPPRSGRRPAPPSLAFLCSHPAHWIALGFGSGLSPFAPGTAGTLWAWLSFVALDLWLGDRQWALLLAGGTLVGWWACTVTARHLQVEDPGHIVWDEVIAFWLVLWLLSPGAGGEGGLWTQLAAFLWFRFFDAAKPGPVAWADRRFKGGGWRGGFGILFDDLVAAFCTLLVFALWRVW; this is encoded by the coding sequence ATGAGCGCCTTTCCTTCCGCTTCCCCGCCGCGCAGCGGCCGCCGGCCGGCCCCGCCCAGCCTGGCTTTCCTGTGTTCGCATCCGGCCCACTGGATCGCGCTCGGCTTTGGCAGCGGCCTGAGCCCGTTCGCACCGGGCACGGCCGGCACGCTGTGGGCGTGGCTGAGCTTCGTGGCGCTGGACCTGTGGCTGGGTGACCGGCAATGGGCTCTGCTGCTGGCCGGCGGCACGCTGGTCGGCTGGTGGGCCTGCACGGTGACGGCGCGTCACCTGCAGGTGGAGGACCCCGGCCACATCGTCTGGGACGAGGTGATCGCCTTCTGGCTGGTGCTGTGGCTGCTGTCGCCGGGGGCGGGCGGCGAAGGTGGCCTGTGGACGCAGCTGGCGGCCTTCCTCTGGTTCCGCTTCTTCGACGCTGCCAAGCCAGGCCCGGTTGCCTGGGCCGACCGCCGCTTCAAGGGCGGCGGCTGGCGTGGCGGCTTCGGTATCCTCTTCGACGACCTGGTGGCGGCCTTCTGCACCCTGCTCGTGTTTGCGCTGTGGCGTGTCTGGTGA
- the thiL gene encoding thiamine-phosphate kinase has protein sequence MSLGEFELIERFFERPVQRAALGVGDDCALLRLQPGMQLATSSDLLVEGRHFLSTVAPERLGHKALAVNLSDLAACGAQPLGFTLSLSLPQSDAAWLAGFARGLLALADAHACELVGGDTTRGPLVINITVFGEVPPGQALLRSGARPGDDCWVSGRLGDARLALEAFRGSLTLPGAQFEQARQAMELPTPRVALGLALRGVASSAIDLSDGLVGDLGHILRRSGVGATLRVDTLPRSELLQAQPLPVQRECTLAGGDDYELLFTAPAARRAEVEAAGARAGVPVTRVGSIEAEPGLRLLDGAGQRLDLQVAAFDHFRNG, from the coding sequence ATGAGCCTGGGTGAATTCGAACTGATCGAGCGCTTTTTCGAGCGGCCGGTGCAACGGGCCGCGCTGGGAGTGGGTGACGACTGCGCCCTGCTGCGCCTGCAGCCCGGCATGCAGCTGGCCACCTCGAGCGACCTGCTGGTCGAAGGCCGGCACTTCCTGTCCACCGTCGCGCCCGAGCGGCTCGGCCACAAGGCCCTGGCGGTGAATCTCTCGGACCTGGCGGCCTGCGGCGCGCAGCCGCTGGGCTTCACGCTCAGCTTGTCGCTGCCGCAGTCCGATGCCGCCTGGCTGGCCGGCTTTGCCCGTGGCCTGCTGGCCCTGGCGGACGCGCATGCCTGCGAGCTGGTGGGCGGGGACACCACCCGCGGGCCGCTGGTCATCAACATCACCGTGTTCGGCGAGGTGCCGCCCGGGCAGGCCCTGCTGCGCAGCGGTGCCCGGCCGGGTGACGACTGCTGGGTCAGCGGCCGGCTGGGCGATGCGCGGCTCGCGCTGGAGGCCTTCCGGGGCAGCCTGACGCTGCCTGGCGCGCAGTTCGAGCAGGCCCGCCAGGCCATGGAGCTGCCCACGCCACGGGTGGCCCTGGGCCTGGCCCTGCGTGGTGTGGCCAGCAGCGCCATCGACTTGTCCGACGGCCTGGTGGGCGACCTGGGCCACATCCTGCGTCGCTCCGGCGTTGGCGCCACGCTGCGGGTGGACACGCTGCCACGCAGCGAGCTGCTGCAGGCCCAGCCGCTGCCGGTGCAGCGTGAATGCACGCTGGCCGGCGGCGACGACTACGAGCTGCTGTTCACCGCCCCCGCCGCGCGGCGTGCCGAGGTCGAGGCGGCAGGCGCCCGGGCCGGCGTGCCGGTGACGCGCGTCGGCAGCATCGAGGCCGAGCCGGGGCTGCGCCTGCTGGACGGCGCCGGCCAGCGGCTGGACCTGCAGGTGGCCGCCTTCGATCACTTTCGCAACGGCTGA
- a CDS encoding methyl-accepting chemotaxis protein, translating into MLTSLRTRILAVAVAIVVLALALTGATTWLLTRSHNEASTRELLSSTSEGRAQAISEWLSAKARAVSSGKEVAAAADPMPFLRQLQQAAGFDVAYVGFPGKRAMFTDADGIDPTYDPTSRPWYQQAVQAGKAIVTEPYMDAGSGKLVVTFAAPILSGGQLQAVVAGDVGLDSVIANVTSVHPTPSSFAFLVGQGRVIAHPDAKLTLQPVAQVAAELTPEVLASLRGAQRPVRVAVGGVAKRLLSAQVQGADWSLVVALDEYEANAGMRSVLTTTVLALLIVGGLAAAVMWTFTGSAFARLRQVRDAMADIGSGTGDLSKRLPVAGHDEVAQIAGSFNVFVDKMNGVMLRIRDSSESVSTATSEIAAGNHDLSGRTEQAASSIQQTASSMEELTSAVQGSAQAARQANELAVSAAGVATQGGEVVSQVVATMEEIKQSSARIADIIGVIDGIAFQTNILALNAAVEAARAGEQGRGFAVVAGEVRTLAQRSAQAAKEIKSLIGASVERVESGSALVGTAGSTMKEIVDSVHRVAQIIAEISNASHEQSAGIGQVSTAVNQLDLVTQQNAALVEESSAAASSLREQAATLAEVVRGFRLAAG; encoded by the coding sequence ATGTTGACCTCCCTGCGTACCCGCATCCTTGCCGTGGCCGTTGCCATCGTGGTGCTCGCTCTGGCCCTGACCGGCGCCACCACCTGGCTGCTGACCCGCTCGCACAACGAGGCCAGCACGCGCGAGCTGCTCAGCTCCACCTCGGAGGGGCGGGCCCAGGCGATCTCGGAGTGGCTGTCGGCCAAGGCACGGGCCGTGTCGTCGGGCAAGGAGGTGGCGGCCGCTGCCGATCCCATGCCCTTCCTGCGGCAGCTGCAGCAGGCCGCCGGCTTCGACGTCGCCTATGTCGGCTTTCCTGGCAAGCGGGCCATGTTCACCGATGCCGACGGCATCGATCCCACCTACGATCCCACCAGCCGCCCCTGGTACCAGCAGGCGGTGCAGGCCGGCAAGGCCATCGTCACCGAGCCGTACATGGATGCCGGCAGCGGCAAGCTGGTGGTGACGTTCGCGGCCCCCATCCTGTCCGGAGGACAACTGCAGGCCGTGGTGGCGGGCGACGTGGGGTTGGACAGCGTCATCGCCAACGTCACCTCGGTGCATCCGACGCCGTCCAGCTTCGCCTTCCTGGTGGGGCAGGGCCGCGTCATCGCGCATCCCGACGCCAAGCTGACCCTGCAGCCGGTGGCGCAGGTGGCGGCGGAGCTCACGCCCGAGGTGCTGGCATCGCTGCGCGGGGCCCAACGCCCGGTGCGGGTGGCGGTCGGCGGCGTCGCCAAGCGGCTGCTGTCGGCCCAGGTGCAGGGGGCCGACTGGTCGCTGGTGGTGGCGCTGGACGAGTACGAAGCGAATGCCGGCATGCGCAGCGTGCTGACCACCACCGTGCTGGCGCTGCTGATCGTCGGCGGCCTGGCGGCCGCGGTGATGTGGACCTTCACCGGCAGTGCCTTCGCCCGGCTGCGCCAGGTGCGTGACGCGATGGCCGACATTGGCTCGGGCACCGGTGACCTCAGCAAGCGGCTGCCGGTGGCGGGCCATGACGAGGTGGCGCAGATCGCCGGCTCGTTCAATGTGTTCGTGGACAAGATGAACGGCGTGATGCTGCGCATCCGCGACAGCAGCGAATCGGTGAGCACCGCCACGAGCGAGATCGCGGCAGGCAACCATGACCTGTCGGGCCGCACCGAGCAGGCGGCGTCCAGCATCCAGCAGACGGCGTCCTCGATGGAGGAGCTGACCTCGGCGGTGCAGGGTTCGGCGCAGGCGGCACGCCAGGCCAACGAGCTGGCGGTGTCGGCGGCGGGGGTGGCCACGCAGGGCGGCGAGGTGGTGTCGCAGGTGGTGGCGACGATGGAGGAGATCAAGCAGTCGTCGGCCCGCATTGCCGACATCATCGGCGTGATCGACGGCATTGCCTTCCAGACGAACATCCTGGCGCTGAACGCGGCGGTGGAAGCGGCGCGTGCCGGCGAGCAGGGCCGCGGCTTCGCGGTGGTGGCCGGCGAGGTGCGCACGCTGGCACAGCGCAGCGCGCAGGCGGCCAAGGAGATCAAGAGCCTGATCGGGGCCTCGGTGGAGCGGGTGGAATCGGGCTCGGCGCTGGTGGGCACGGCCGGCAGCACGATGAAGGAGATCGTCGACAGCGTGCACCGGGTGGCGCAGATCATTGCCGAGATCTCCAATGCCAGCCACGAGCAGAGCGCCGGCATCGGCCAGGTCAGCACGGCGGTGAACCAGCTCGACCTGGTGACGCAGCAGAACGCGGCCCTGGTGGAAGAGTCGAGCGCTGCCGCCAGCAGCCTGCGCGAGCAGGCTGCGACGCTGGCCGAGGTGGTGCGCGGCTTCCGGCTGGCCGCGGGCTGA
- a CDS encoding IS5 family transposase: protein MRGPDTFTESLFSVKKLDDFVPATHPLRAIRAMVNDALIELEDMFADMYEDAAKGGRPSIAPQKLLRAMLLQVLYSVRSERLLMEQVQYNLLFRWFIGLSMDDNVWVPTVFSKNRQRLIEHDAVVAFFNEVLAQAERKNWLSKEHFSVDGTLIQAWASHKSFVPKKAGDDDDAGGGSSNDGSDFRGQPRSNDTHESKTDPDSRLYCKGKTASEMRFMGHTLMDNRHGLIVNAVVTQADGYAERAAARAMINDARQVNPEAEITLGADKGYDAAQFIAELQQLKVEPHVAQNKSGRRSAVPDEIAQTDGYALSMQCRKRIEQAFGWAKTIGSIRQVMVRGLKKVDQLFVLNMAAYNLVRMRSLGQVRLQGAR, encoded by the coding sequence ATGCGCGGTCCCGACACCTTCACCGAGAGCCTGTTCAGCGTCAAGAAGCTGGACGACTTCGTGCCGGCCACGCATCCGCTGCGAGCGATACGCGCGATGGTCAACGACGCGTTGATCGAGCTTGAAGACATGTTCGCCGACATGTATGAGGACGCCGCCAAGGGCGGGCGTCCGAGCATCGCCCCGCAGAAGCTGCTACGGGCGATGTTGCTGCAGGTGCTGTACTCGGTGCGCTCGGAGCGACTGCTGATGGAGCAAGTGCAATACAACTTGCTGTTTCGCTGGTTCATCGGCCTATCGATGGACGACAACGTGTGGGTGCCCACGGTATTCAGCAAGAACCGACAGCGCTTGATCGAGCACGATGCGGTGGTCGCGTTCTTCAACGAAGTGCTGGCGCAAGCCGAGCGCAAGAACTGGCTGTCCAAGGAACACTTCAGTGTGGACGGCACGCTGATCCAGGCGTGGGCCAGCCACAAGAGCTTTGTGCCCAAGAAGGCCGGTGACGACGACGACGCGGGCGGTGGCAGCAGCAACGATGGCAGCGACTTCCGGGGCCAGCCGCGCAGCAACGACACGCACGAATCGAAGACCGATCCAGACAGCCGCCTGTATTGCAAGGGCAAGACTGCCAGCGAGATGCGCTTCATGGGCCACACACTGATGGACAACCGGCACGGCCTGATCGTCAATGCCGTGGTCACTCAGGCAGACGGCTATGCCGAGCGCGCGGCGGCCCGGGCCATGATCAACGATGCCCGGCAGGTCAACCCTGAGGCAGAGATCACGCTGGGTGCAGACAAGGGCTACGACGCGGCGCAGTTCATCGCCGAGTTGCAGCAGCTCAAGGTCGAGCCTCATGTGGCGCAGAACAAGTCGGGGCGTCGCTCGGCGGTGCCCGATGAGATCGCCCAGACCGACGGGTACGCGTTGTCGATGCAATGCCGCAAGCGCATCGAGCAGGCCTTCGGGTGGGCCAAGACCATCGGCTCGATCCGGCAGGTGATGGTGCGCGGACTCAAGAAGGTGGACCAGTTGTTCGTGCTGAACATGGCGGCCTACAACTTGGTGCGCATGCGCTCGCTGGGACAGGTCCGTCTGCAAGGCGCCAGATGA
- a CDS encoding methyl-accepting chemotaxis protein, producing the protein MLSSLRTRILVIAVSIVVLALLATGATTYLLNRSHNDTVNQHLLASASKGHALAISEWVALKSAAVAAASDAATAADPLPSLVQLQKSSGFDVAYVGLPEGRAVFSRDIGVPPEYVPTGRPWYQQAVKAGKTIVTDPYVDAGTKKLVVTFAAPIVVDGQLKGVVAGDVTLDSVIANVTSVHPTPASLALLLGGDGKIIAHPDAKRTLQPVTEIAPGLTPAALQALAGARQPVPQVIDGAAKLLQSAGIAGTDWSLVVALDEYEANAGMRSVVATTVLALLIVGALSAIVMSTLTAGAFARLRQVRDAMADIGSGTGDLSKRLPVAGHDEVAQIAGSFNVFVDKMNGVMLRIRDSSESVSTATSEIAAGNHDLSGRTEQAASSIQQTASSMEELTSAVQGSAQAARQANELAVSAAGVATQGGEVVSQVVATMEEIKQSSARIADIIGVIDGIAFQTNILALNAAVEAARAGEQGRGFAVVAGEVRTLAQRSAQAAKEIKSLIGASVERVESGSALVGTAGSTMKEIVDSVHRVAQIIAEISNASHEQSAGIGQVSTAVSQLDMMTQQNAALVEESSAAASSLREQAATLAEVVRGFRLANA; encoded by the coding sequence ATGCTCAGTTCCTTGCGTACGCGCATCCTCGTCATTGCCGTTTCCATCGTGGTGCTTGCGCTGCTGGCCACCGGGGCGACGACCTACCTCCTGAACCGCTCGCACAACGACACGGTCAATCAGCACCTGCTGGCGTCTGCTTCGAAGGGACATGCGCTGGCCATCAGTGAATGGGTGGCGCTGAAGTCGGCCGCCGTCGCGGCGGCCAGCGATGCGGCCACCGCCGCCGATCCGCTGCCCTCGCTGGTGCAGCTGCAGAAGTCCAGCGGCTTCGACGTGGCCTATGTGGGCCTGCCCGAGGGCCGCGCGGTCTTCTCGCGTGACATCGGCGTGCCGCCCGAATACGTGCCCACCGGCCGGCCCTGGTATCAGCAGGCGGTGAAGGCCGGCAAGACCATCGTCACCGACCCGTATGTGGATGCCGGCACCAAGAAGCTGGTGGTGACCTTTGCCGCGCCCATCGTGGTGGACGGCCAGCTCAAGGGGGTGGTGGCCGGTGACGTGACGCTGGACAGCGTCATCGCCAACGTGACCTCGGTGCACCCAACGCCGGCCAGCCTGGCCCTGCTGCTCGGCGGCGACGGCAAGATCATCGCCCACCCGGATGCCAAGCGCACCTTGCAGCCGGTGACGGAGATCGCCCCTGGCCTGACGCCGGCGGCCCTGCAGGCCCTGGCCGGTGCCCGGCAGCCGGTGCCGCAGGTCATCGACGGCGCTGCCAAGCTGCTGCAGTCGGCCGGCATCGCCGGTACCGACTGGAGCCTGGTGGTGGCGCTGGACGAGTACGAAGCGAATGCCGGCATGCGCAGCGTGGTGGCGACCACCGTGCTGGCGCTGCTGATCGTCGGCGCGCTGTCTGCCATCGTGATGAGCACGCTGACGGCGGGCGCCTTCGCCCGGCTGCGCCAGGTGCGCGACGCGATGGCCGACATTGGCTCGGGCACCGGTGACCTCAGCAAGCGGCTGCCGGTGGCGGGCCATGACGAGGTGGCGCAGATCGCCGGCTCGTTCAATGTGTTCGTGGACAAGATGAACGGCGTGATGCTGCGCATCCGCGACAGCAGCGAATCGGTGAGCACCGCCACGAGCGAGATCGCGGCAGGCAACCATGACCTGTCGGGCCGCACCGAGCAGGCGGCGTCGAGCATCCAGCAGACGGCGTCCTCGATGGAGGAGCTGACCTCGGCGGTGCAGGGTTCGGCCCAGGCGGCACGCCAGGCCAACGAGCTGGCGGTGTCGGCGGCGGGGGTGGCCACGCAGGGCGGCGAGGTGGTGTCGCAGGTGGTGGCGACGATGGAGGAGATCAAGCAGTCGTCGGCCCGCATTGCCGACATCATCGGCGTGATCGACGGCATTGCCTTCCAGACGAACATCCTGGCGCTGAACGCGGCGGTGGAAGCGGCGCGTGCCGGCGAGCAGGGCCGCGGCTTCGCGGTGGTGGCCGGCGAGGTGCGCACGCTGGCACAGCGCAGCGCGCAGGCGGCCAAGGAGATCAAGAGCCTGATCGGGGCCTCGGTGGAGCGGGTGGAATCGGGCTCGGCGCTGGTGGGCACGGCCGGCAGCACGATGAAGGAGATCGTCGACAGCGTGCACCGGGTGGCGCAGATCATTGCCGAGATCTCCAATGCCAGCCACGAGCAGAGCGCCGGCATCGGCCAGGTCAGCACGGCGGTCAGCCAGCTGGACATGATGACGCAGCAGAACGCGGCCCTGGTGGAAGAGTCGAGCGCTGCCGCCAGCAGCCTGCGCGAGCAGGCTGCCACGCTGGCCGAGGTGGTGCGCGGCTTCCGCCTCGCCAACGCCTGA
- a CDS encoding response regulator transcription factor translates to MSPNAIPTVYLVDDEDVLRDALAWLLRSRRLLSEGYASAEAFEAMLEQRSTHGAFQPRDPCCLLLDVRMPGMSGLALFDRLIERGLTETMPVIFLTGHADVPTAVAAVKRGAFDFVEKPFSDNALVDRIEQALQLSAQVLGRRREAQAIHKKLADLTERERDVMRLVIDGRPNKLIADELDISVRTVEVHRARVFEKMEVKSAVELANLLRGAGWS, encoded by the coding sequence ATGAGCCCCAACGCCATACCCACTGTCTACCTGGTCGACGACGAGGACGTGCTGCGCGACGCGCTGGCCTGGCTGCTGCGCTCGCGGCGGCTGCTGTCCGAAGGCTATGCCTCGGCGGAAGCCTTCGAGGCCATGCTGGAGCAGCGCAGCACCCACGGCGCCTTCCAGCCGCGCGACCCCTGCTGCCTGCTGCTGGACGTGCGCATGCCGGGCATGAGCGGGCTGGCCTTGTTCGACCGCCTGATCGAGCGTGGCCTGACCGAGACCATGCCGGTGATCTTCCTCACCGGCCATGCCGACGTGCCCACCGCGGTGGCCGCGGTCAAGCGGGGCGCCTTCGATTTCGTCGAGAAGCCGTTTTCCGACAATGCGCTGGTCGACCGCATCGAGCAGGCCTTGCAGCTGAGCGCGCAGGTGCTGGGCCGGCGGCGCGAGGCCCAGGCCATCCACAAGAAACTGGCCGACCTGACCGAGCGCGAGCGCGACGTGATGCGCCTGGTGATCGACGGCCGGCCCAACAAGCTGATCGCCGACGAGCTGGACATCAGCGTGCGGACCGTCGAGGTGCACCGCGCCCGGGTGTTCGAGAAGATGGAAGTGAAGTCGGCCGTCGAGCTGGCCAACCTGCTGCGCGGCGCCGGCTGGAGTTGA
- a CDS encoding ATP-binding protein, with the protein MMPADLPTPPKAQSLRRALPWVVLVGLLAVAQTALVRLTLDYESSRAQERVEQTATVAASEIKQTLGRDLQSLQALLWNDPPLPRWKADAADLLHARRELARIELRDLAGEIRLGIDSPYRGPLFSLLPRQDIDVDAEVACATARRLSSPAYSRSYFVPLPGGLGVELLDVCLPVLRQGRPEGYLVASYVLQGLLFEGVNPAYSQSHELAFVEGDGTRLARSGNVARGRGVFVAQRLIDLPGVALQLRLDSATGEPDLIPNLATALVLGLSLALGAVVVLLVRDVRKRATAEHGLAEALAFRKAMEDSLVTGLRARDTDGRITYVNPAFCEMVGFPAAELIGKMTAENPPPYWPPELVDEYKRRQQVRLAGDIPPREGYETVFMRRGGERFPVMVFEAPLVDGQGRHSGWMSAVVDISAQRRAEELSRQQHEKLQATARLATVGEMASLLSHELNQPLAAISSYATGSINMMQEGSLDAATQRLIQHAIERIAEQAERAGRVIKSVHDFVRRREHVREAMRADQLIEAVMPLVRLQARKSATRVQVELPAPPEPMPRVVCDRTMVEQVLLNLTRNAIQAMEELPPEQRLLRIQARQVHPRWVEFWVIDQGPGISEEVAARLFTPFFTTKTEGMGLGLSLCRTVIEQHGGLLLFDNLTPPQGSGARFRFTLAAEASSAASRQAAALQSDATPS; encoded by the coding sequence ATGATGCCTGCCGACTTGCCCACTCCGCCGAAGGCGCAGAGCCTGCGCCGCGCGCTGCCGTGGGTGGTGCTGGTCGGCCTGCTGGCGGTGGCGCAGACGGCGCTGGTGCGGCTGACGCTGGACTATGAATCCTCGCGCGCCCAGGAGCGGGTGGAGCAGACCGCCACGGTGGCGGCCTCCGAGATCAAGCAGACGCTGGGCCGCGACCTGCAGAGCCTGCAGGCCTTGCTGTGGAACGACCCGCCGCTGCCGCGCTGGAAGGCCGATGCGGCGGACCTGCTGCATGCCCGTCGCGAGCTGGCCCGCATCGAGCTGCGCGACCTGGCCGGCGAGATCCGGCTCGGCATCGACTCGCCCTACCGCGGCCCCTTGTTCAGCCTGCTGCCGCGGCAGGACATCGATGTGGATGCCGAGGTCGCTTGCGCTACCGCGCGCCGGCTGTCGAGCCCGGCCTATTCGCGCAGCTACTTCGTGCCGCTGCCGGGCGGGCTGGGGGTGGAGCTGCTCGACGTGTGCCTGCCGGTGCTGCGGCAGGGGCGGCCCGAAGGCTACCTGGTGGCGTCCTATGTGCTTCAGGGCCTGCTGTTCGAGGGCGTCAACCCGGCCTACAGCCAGAGCCATGAGCTGGCCTTCGTGGAAGGGGACGGCACCCGGCTGGCGCGCTCCGGCAACGTGGCGCGCGGCCGCGGCGTGTTCGTGGCGCAGCGCTTGATCGACCTGCCCGGCGTGGCGCTGCAGCTGCGGCTGGACAGCGCCACCGGCGAACCCGACCTGATCCCCAACCTCGCCACCGCGCTGGTGCTGGGCCTGTCGCTGGCCCTCGGCGCGGTGGTGGTGCTGCTGGTGCGCGACGTGCGCAAGCGGGCCACGGCCGAGCATGGCCTGGCCGAGGCGCTGGCCTTTCGCAAGGCGATGGAAGATTCGCTGGTCACCGGCCTGCGCGCCCGCGACACCGACGGGCGCATCACCTATGTGAACCCGGCCTTCTGCGAGATGGTGGGCTTCCCGGCGGCCGAGCTGATCGGCAAGATGACCGCCGAAAACCCGCCGCCCTACTGGCCGCCGGAGCTGGTGGACGAGTACAAGCGCCGCCAGCAGGTGCGGCTGGCCGGCGACATCCCGCCGCGCGAGGGCTACGAGACGGTCTTCATGCGCCGCGGCGGCGAGCGCTTCCCGGTGATGGTGTTCGAGGCACCACTGGTGGACGGGCAGGGCCGCCACAGCGGCTGGATGAGCGCGGTGGTCGACATCAGCGCGCAGCGCCGTGCCGAAGAGCTGTCGCGCCAGCAGCACGAGAAGCTGCAGGCCACTGCCCGGCTGGCCACGGTGGGCGAGATGGCCTCGCTGCTCAGCCATGAGCTGAACCAGCCATTGGCCGCCATCTCCAGCTATGCGACCGGGTCCATCAACATGATGCAGGAAGGCAGCCTGGACGCTGCCACGCAACGCCTCATCCAGCATGCCATCGAGCGCATCGCCGAGCAGGCGGAGCGGGCCGGCCGTGTCATCAAGAGCGTGCATGACTTCGTGCGCCGGCGCGAACATGTGCGCGAGGCCATGCGGGCCGACCAGCTGATCGAGGCGGTGATGCCGCTGGTGCGGCTGCAGGCCCGCAAGAGTGCCACCCGGGTGCAGGTCGAACTGCCGGCACCGCCCGAGCCGATGCCCCGGGTGGTGTGCGACCGCACCATGGTCGAGCAGGTGCTGCTCAACCTCACCCGCAATGCCATCCAGGCCATGGAAGAGCTGCCTCCCGAGCAGCGGCTGCTGCGCATCCAGGCGCGCCAGGTGCATCCGCGCTGGGTGGAGTTCTGGGTGATCGACCAGGGGCCGGGCATCTCCGAGGAAGTGGCCGCCCGCCTCTTCACGCCCTTCTTCACCACCAAGACGGAGGGCATGGGCCTGGGGCTGAGCCTGTGCCGCACGGTGATCGAGCAGCACGGCGGCCTGCTGCTGTTCGACAACCTGACGCCGCCGCAGGGCAGCGGCGCCCGGTTTCGGTTTACCCTGGCAGCCGAAGCCAGCAGCGCCGCCAGCCGACAGGCGGCCGCGCTGCAGTCCGATGCGACCCCGTCCTGA